A genome region from Luteimonas galliterrae includes the following:
- a CDS encoding SpoIIE family protein phosphatase, with protein sequence MAQHSEGSAADAQTDAAHGIADDGVRWHRSLRTRLLLWTSLGAAALLLAGTWLIYANARELLVAQSRHEIRSLAEQGARTLQATLGSVTVSAQTLAASVRGIGYAPRELDAVLRAAVEGDPDIAGAMLILEPGALADADPEHSWYVRRDGDSYYVQPMRYEGYDYHDQPWWPRTVGGGKAWWSEPYRNNATGGQYFVTYNLPLRRTPGGAPVGMVSLDVPVQRLRDLVGASATDDAIQRMLLSPERQYVLHPQAALEMAASLDGQARQPAYRVLQPLLDAVRARRDGELEYFDPRNGGNRMTLVRPVGDSGWTLGLSVSESYVLAGLKRTARQVLIGGLVAIALMLLLLQLVARRITGPLASLTDSARHFDAGEFDRPLPHTARRDEVGLMARAFDHARGSIKAQMAQIEQMAMARQKLDSELSIAREIQLAMLPHDRAVTHGGRSLRAQALLEPAKAVGGDFYCLFERDDALWFAIGDVSDKGVPAALFMARSITVLEIAAGRAATPAQALREAGMRLAANNDACMFATVLCGCVLLDSGEWSMASAGHEPPLLRRADGSAEFVALASGPPLGIETDAVYEVWHGLLQPGDALVAYTDGITEAFDAQQQAFGSERLLQHVRECTDPARLCACVVAAAHAFAGGAPQSDDLTVLALSLSATTAEVA encoded by the coding sequence GTGGCGCAGCACAGCGAAGGATCGGCGGCCGACGCGCAGACGGATGCCGCGCATGGCATCGCCGACGACGGCGTGCGCTGGCACCGCAGCCTGCGCACGCGGCTATTGCTGTGGACGAGCCTGGGCGCCGCCGCGCTGCTGCTGGCCGGCACCTGGCTGATCTATGCCAATGCCCGCGAACTGCTAGTGGCGCAATCGCGGCACGAAATCCGCAGCCTGGCCGAGCAAGGCGCGCGCACGCTGCAGGCGACGTTGGGATCGGTGACCGTCAGCGCGCAGACGCTGGCGGCCAGCGTGCGCGGCATCGGCTACGCGCCGCGCGAACTCGACGCCGTGCTGCGCGCCGCCGTCGAAGGCGATCCGGACATCGCCGGCGCCATGCTGATCCTCGAACCGGGCGCGTTGGCGGACGCCGATCCCGAGCACAGCTGGTACGTGCGCCGCGACGGCGATAGCTATTACGTGCAGCCGATGCGCTACGAAGGCTACGACTACCACGATCAGCCGTGGTGGCCGCGCACCGTCGGCGGCGGCAAAGCGTGGTGGTCGGAGCCTTATCGCAACAACGCGACCGGCGGCCAGTATTTCGTCACCTACAACCTGCCGCTGCGGCGCACGCCCGGCGGCGCACCGGTCGGCATGGTCAGCCTGGACGTGCCGGTGCAGCGGCTTCGCGACCTGGTCGGCGCATCGGCGACGGACGATGCGATCCAGCGCATGCTGCTCAGCCCCGAGCGCCAGTACGTGCTGCACCCGCAAGCGGCGCTGGAAATGGCTGCGAGCCTGGACGGCCAAGCGCGGCAACCGGCGTACCGCGTCCTGCAGCCGCTGCTCGACGCGGTCCGCGCGCGCCGCGATGGGGAACTGGAATACTTCGACCCGCGCAACGGCGGCAATCGCATGACGCTGGTGCGCCCGGTCGGCGACAGCGGCTGGACCTTGGGCCTGTCCGTGTCGGAAAGCTACGTGCTGGCCGGCCTGAAACGGACCGCGCGCCAGGTGCTGATCGGCGGCCTCGTCGCGATCGCATTGATGTTGCTGCTGTTGCAGCTGGTCGCGCGGCGCATCACCGGGCCGCTGGCGTCGCTGACCGATTCGGCGCGGCACTTCGACGCCGGCGAGTTCGACCGGCCGCTGCCGCACACGGCGCGCCGCGACGAAGTCGGGCTGATGGCGCGCGCCTTCGACCATGCGCGCGGTTCGATCAAGGCGCAGATGGCGCAGATCGAACAGATGGCGATGGCCCGGCAGAAATTGGACAGCGAGTTGTCGATCGCGCGCGAGATCCAGCTGGCGATGCTGCCGCACGACCGCGCCGTGACGCACGGCGGCCGCAGCCTGCGGGCGCAGGCGCTGCTGGAGCCGGCCAAGGCGGTGGGCGGCGATTTCTACTGCCTGTTCGAGCGCGACGACGCCTTGTGGTTCGCGATCGGCGATGTGTCCGACAAGGGCGTGCCTGCCGCGCTGTTCATGGCGCGCAGCATCACCGTGCTGGAGATCGCCGCCGGCCGCGCCGCGACGCCGGCGCAGGCGCTGCGCGAGGCGGGCATGCGCCTGGCCGCGAACAACGACGCCTGCATGTTCGCGACCGTGCTGTGCGGCTGCGTCCTGCTCGACAGCGGCGAATGGTCGATGGCCAGCGCCGGGCACGAACCGCCGCTGCTGCGTCGCGCCGACGGCAGCGCGGAATTCGTCGCGCTGGCGTCGGGGCCGCCGCTGGGCATCGAAACCGATGCGGTTTACGAGGTCTGGCACGGCCTGCTGCAGCCGGGCGACGCGCTGGTCGCCTATACCGACGGCATCACCGAGGCCTTCGATGCGCAGCAGCAGGCCTTCGGCAGCGAAAGGCTGCTGCAGCACGTGCGCGAATGCACGGATCCGGCCCGCTTGTGCGCCTGCGTGGTCGCCGCCGCGCACGCTTTCGCCGGTGGCGCACCGCAATCGGACGACCTGACCGTGCTGGCGCTAAGCTTGTCGGCGACGACGGCGGAGGTCGCTTGA